The Leadbetterella byssophila DSM 17132 DNA window GATGATATAGCCACACTGTCAGCTATGGGGGCGAATCCCCAATTGATCAAAAAGATCTTCTACGTAGAAGGCTTTATAATTTCCGGGGTAGGAGTGCTCCTGGGTTTAGTTCTAGGTTTAGGTACTTGTTTTCTGCAGATGCAGTACGGGTTTATAGGCTTAGGAATGGACCATGCCATCACAGAAGCCTATCCCGTGAGAATCATGCTTGCAGATATTGTAGGTTCAGTAGCCGGTATTATTTTGATTACTTTCTTAGCTTCTCTCATTCCGGCGAATAAGGCAGCTAGTTTTATGTTAAAATCATGAAAAAGTTATTTCTCTTCCTTTTTGTGCCAATACTTTCCTTTGCGCAGCAAAGGGAATCACAAGAAATTCTATTTAACCTGCTCCATACGGAGTTACATCTCGAGCCTAGATGGGAGGATCAAACCTTGAAAGGTAAAGCAATACTCACTTTGAAACCTCATTTCTATGCTCAAAGTACTTTGATACTAGATGCAAAGGAGATGCAGGTGAAGGCAGTGAAGCATGGAAATAATGCCCTAACCTTCAGAAATGATGGACGTAAACTAAGTATATCCTTAGGGAAGACATATACACCAAAGGATACTTTGAAGATAATTATTGATTATGTAGCCCAACCTGAAAAGATAAAACCTATTCCGGGTGAAGAGAATAAGAGTGAAAAAGGACTGTATTTCATAAATCCTCTGGGTAAGGTCAAGGGGCTGCCTACCCAGTTATGGACCCAAGGAGAAACGCAATGTAACAGCGGATGGTTTCCGACCATTGATGCTCCCAATCAAAAACATACACAAGACATCTTCCTAAAGGTAGACAAGAAATATACTACCTTGTCTAACGGAGTGCTGGTTAGTAGCACGGATGCTGGTAACGGTTATAGGATTGATCATTGGAAGCAAAAGCTGCCTCATTCCGTCTATTTGACCATGATAGCGGTGGGGGATTTCGTAAAGGTCGTAGATCCAAATTTCAAACGTTTCGAAGTTAGCTATTATTTGGAGCCGGAATATGCTCCACACGCATTGAAGATCTTTGGTAGAACACCTTCCATGATTGAATTTTTTGAGAAGATTTTGGGCGTTCCTTATCCTTGGGAAAAGTATGCTCAGATTCCTATCCGGAAGTTTATTTCCGGAGCTATGGAAAATACTACAGCAACCACTCACGCCATTTCTGTGATGAAGAATCCTAACCAACTGGTAGACGCGAACGATGACGCCGTTATAGCGCACGAGTTGTTTCACCATTGGTTTGGAGATCTGGTAACCTGTGAATCCTGGGGACATTTGCCCTTAAATGAGGCTTTTGCTAACTATTCGGAATTCTTGTGGGCCACTCATTATTACGGGAAAGATGAAGGAGACTATACCTATTTAATGGATCTACACTCCTATCTGTCAGAATCCCAATCGAAAAAGGAATCTCTGATCCGTCACCATTATGGAAACAGCGAAGAGATGTTTGATGCTCATTCCTATCAAAAAGGAGGCAGAATTCTACATACTTTAAGGGAAGAGATAGGTGACGATGCATTCTTTGCCAGCCTTAACAAGTATTTAACCCAGCATGCCTTCCAAACCGTGGAAGTTGAAGACCTGCGAATCGCTTTTGAAAAGACCACAGGTAGAGATTTGAAATGGTTTTTTGATCAGTGGTTTAAGTCGCCCGGGCATCCTCAAGTAGTGATAACTCATCAAAAAGATACTAAGCAACTAAGATTAAAGGTGGACCAAATACCTGATTCCACCGGATTAGCTTACTTCAGAGTTAGGCTTCCTGTGCGGGTGTTTAGCGGAAGCTCAGTAAAAGATACGGTTCTGCACTTAGATGCCCCTAGTAATACCTATGATATTCCGCTCCAGGGAGAATTAGTAAATTTTATTCCTAACCCATCAGGTTACTTCCCTGGCATTGTGAAAGACGACAGGGGTCTAAGTCACTGGATTCATCAGTATGACAACTCCAAAGAGATGTTTGCGCGCCTATATGCTTTAGAAAGTGTAGGGATAGTTCAAGAAAATCCTTTGGAATCAGAAGAAATAAGAAAGGTATATATGAGAGCCTTGAATGATTCTTTTTGGAGGATCCGGCAAGTGGCAGTGAATGCTTTCAATGATTATGACGGAGACGATTTCCTTGCTATAGAAAAGGTATTGGAAGATAAGATACAGAACGATCCTTCCTCTAATGTGAGGGCAGAGGCGTTCTTAAGTGTTAGAAATTTCCAAAATCCTAAGCATCTGGAAATGGCCCGTGCCGCTTTGAAAGACACTTCTTATGCTGTACAGGCTTCTGCTTTGGAACTGCTTTTTAATGCTGATGTAGAAGACGGGATGGAGATAGCTAAAGCCTACGAAAATGTTCATGATGGAGGGATATTTGGGGTTTTGGCCAGCTATTACATTGGTAAGCAAAAAGAGGGGGTAGGCGAATGGCTATTGCAGAGATTGAGTCTGATGGAAGGACTGGAATTGTATCAATATGTGGGTCTTTTGGCTTCCCATTTAGTTTCTGCAGGCGAAGAGGAGATGAATAAAGCTCTTCCTTTCCTGGAAGAAGTTGCGCTAAATGAACCTGTTTGGTATGCAAGAATGAATGCAGTGAGGGTTCTAATGACTATTAAAGACCTTTCGCCTAAGGCCGCTAGTTTATTAGAAAAGGTTTTAAAAGAAGAGACAGACGAGAACTTGGTGCCTATTTACAAGCAATTCAATGTGGAGGGACAAAATTAATTTTCTATCTAAGCTAACTCCCAAACGAGTAAGTAATGCTTTGGGTTTGGTTTCGTCTTTTGCCATGTCCAGATGGAACAAGTCGGCTCAGGCGAAGTACCTCCCTGTAGCTCTAGCGGTAGAACCTACCACTTCTTGTAACCTAAGATGTCCAGAATGTCCAAGTGGCTTGAGATCTTTTACCCGTCCTACGGGTATGTTGCGCAAGGACATGTTTGAAAAGCTCATGGATGAGATAGGAGATACTTTAATGTATCTTACCTTTTATTTTCAGGGCGAGCCTTACCTGCATAAGGATTTTCTAGGGATGGTAGAAAAGGCTACGAAGAAGGGGATCTATACCTCCACTTCTACGAATGCTCACTATCTTCATTATGATAATGCCTTAGCTACGGTAAAATCCGGTTTAGATAGGCTGATCATCTCCATTGACGGCACAACACAAGATGTCTATACCCAGTATAGGGTAGGAGGTAATCTGAATAAGGTATTAGAAGGAACAAAGAATATCATTCGAGCAAAAAAAGAGCTCAACAGTAGAACTCCGCACGTCATCTTCCAATTTTTGGTAGTTAAACCAAACGAACACCAAATGGCCGAAGTGAAGGCACTAGCTAAAGACTTAGGTGTAGATGAACTAAGATTCAAAACCGCTCAAATCTACGATTATGAGAATGGATCAGAACTCATTCCTGAGAACGACAGATTTTCTCGTTATCAGCGTGTAGGAGAGGGGAAATGGGCTATCAAGAACAAGCTGATAGATCATTGTTGGAAGATGTGGCATTCTGCCGTAGTGACCTGGGACGGGATAGTGGTTCCTTGTTGCTTTGATAAAGACGCGGAATACAGGATGGGTAATGTCTCAGAAAAATCCTTTAATGAAGTATGGTTTTCTAGTACCTACACCAAGTTCAGAGCCCAATTAATCAAAGGACGCAAGCATATCGAGATGTGCAAGAACTGTACGGAAGGGACTAAGATATGGGGATAATTTTCTATTTTGAATCCCTTTTTTTTTAAGGGGTTCCAAAAGAAAATCGGCTGCCTTTTGAGCAGCCGATTTTCTTATTAGTTAGCCATTTCGGAGATGAACTTGATTCTCATCAATCTCAATTCCTCTTCGGTGACTTCTTCTTCGTAATCTTCGAATTCCTTTAATGCGGCTCTGATATCATCAGATGAGG harbors:
- a CDS encoding peptidase m1 membrane alanine aminopeptidase, which produces MKKLFLFLFVPILSFAQQRESQEILFNLLHTELHLEPRWEDQTLKGKAILTLKPHFYAQSTLILDAKEMQVKAVKHGNNALTFRNDGRKLSISLGKTYTPKDTLKIIIDYVAQPEKIKPIPGEENKSEKGLYFINPLGKVKGLPTQLWTQGETQCNSGWFPTIDAPNQKHTQDIFLKVDKKYTTLSNGVLVSSTDAGNGYRIDHWKQKLPHSVYLTMIAVGDFVKVVDPNFKRFEVSYYLEPEYAPHALKIFGRTPSMIEFFEKILGVPYPWEKYAQIPIRKFISGAMENTTATTHAISVMKNPNQLVDANDDAVIAHELFHHWFGDLVTCESWGHLPLNEAFANYSEFLWATHYYGKDEGDYTYLMDLHSYLSESQSKKESLIRHHYGNSEEMFDAHSYQKGGRILHTLREEIGDDAFFASLNKYLTQHAFQTVEVEDLRIAFEKTTGRDLKWFFDQWFKSPGHPQVVITHQKDTKQLRLKVDQIPDSTGLAYFRVRLPVRVFSGSSVKDTVLHLDAPSNTYDIPLQGELVNFIPNPSGYFPGIVKDDRGLSHWIHQYDNSKEMFARLYALESVGIVQENPLESEEIRKVYMRALNDSFWRIRQVAVNAFNDYDGDDFLAIEKVLEDKIQNDPSSNVRAEAFLSVRNFQNPKHLEMARAALKDTSYAVQASALELLFNADVEDGMEIAKAYENVHDGGIFGVLASYYIGKQKEGVGEWLLQRLSLMEGLELYQYVGLLASHLVSAGEEEMNKALPFLEEVALNEPVWYARMNAVRVLMTIKDLSPKAASLLEKVLKEETDENLVPIYKQFNVEGQN
- a CDS encoding radical SAM/SPASM domain-containing protein; its protein translation is MWRDKINFLSKLTPKRVSNALGLVSSFAMSRWNKSAQAKYLPVALAVEPTTSCNLRCPECPSGLRSFTRPTGMLRKDMFEKLMDEIGDTLMYLTFYFQGEPYLHKDFLGMVEKATKKGIYTSTSTNAHYLHYDNALATVKSGLDRLIISIDGTTQDVYTQYRVGGNLNKVLEGTKNIIRAKKELNSRTPHVIFQFLVVKPNEHQMAEVKALAKDLGVDELRFKTAQIYDYENGSELIPENDRFSRYQRVGEGKWAIKNKLIDHCWKMWHSAVVTWDGIVVPCCFDKDAEYRMGNVSEKSFNEVWFSSTYTKFRAQLIKGRKHIEMCKNCTEGTKIWG